The Streptomyces sp. NBC_01353 genome contains a region encoding:
- a CDS encoding roadblock/LC7 domain-containing protein, with amino-acid sequence MTATGTFGLSREARNLHWLLGNLVEEVPGLRSVAVVSSDGLLLLSSDPAVQAAATPAKGRSRGPRGSSADLATIVSGIGSLTIGAARLMDGGGVKQTMVAMEEGSVFVMSISDGSLLGVHAEPDCDMSVVAYHMALFVGRAGHVLTPELRSELRKSLESTQ; translated from the coding sequence TTGACTGCGACCGGAACATTCGGACTGAGCAGGGAGGCCCGCAACCTGCACTGGCTGCTGGGCAACCTCGTCGAGGAGGTGCCAGGGCTCCGCTCGGTCGCCGTCGTCTCGTCCGACGGGCTGCTGCTGCTCTCGTCCGACCCGGCAGTGCAGGCCGCCGCCACCCCCGCCAAGGGCCGCTCCCGCGGCCCGCGGGGGTCCAGCGCCGACCTGGCCACGATCGTCTCGGGCATCGGCAGCCTCACCATCGGCGCGGCCCGGCTGATGGACGGCGGCGGGGTCAAGCAGACGATGGTGGCGATGGAGGAGGGCAGCGTCTTCGTCATGTCGATCAGCGACGGTTCGCTGCTCGGTGTGCACGCCGAACCCGACTGCGACATGAGCGTCGTGGCGTACCACATGGCGCTCTTCGTCGGCCGCGCCGGACATGTACTCACCCCCGAACTCCGCAGTGAGCTGCGCAAATCGTTGGAGAGCACCCAGTGA